In Maridesulfovibrio zosterae DSM 11974, a genomic segment contains:
- the fliD gene encoding flagellar filament capping protein FliD: MVSSITSSSYTSNTNSGSFTIDGLGNGTDWSALIEATIEGESYKKEQYEADLEDAESAVTLLTALDEELIGLSTTLQGIDELDEFLSYKGSVSGDEVTATVENGAGEGSYNLIVNQLAKKDVWIAESYDIADAATSIASSDSSITLSYSGKDITIAIAAGTTAQELIDQINSNAECDGKINASLVSDGTNYHLKFAGEDTGKDNAIVIKDLSALDSVNPADFTNTQTAQNAQIKIDGYPSGANEWMERASNSLDDVIDNMTVALNSTTDGDGVTIGVTYDTAAMTETIESFVSSVNQILYDVLDLTGALDTGADDEGTFYLKDSSLGMVNSQIKNVLSTMGVGFQRYDSDTGEGDLFTTLSTIGISTDSDEGSSTFGQLEIDYDELEEALSEDPKAVAMLFAASGEAKSSNSSVQILSTISGLTSGGEYDVEYTVSGGAITSATINGNEMKINGSTLLAQSDSDANGLYLQITDLTDGTYSSTVTIQQGKCGQLADLCTAMTDVDSGAVPLLIESYETLTGKLEDEIYDEEARLDSLESSLTRKYAALDEMLSYYTGLQSQLETTLSTDK, from the coding sequence ATGGTTTCATCTATTACATCAAGCAGCTATACGTCTAATACTAATTCTGGAAGTTTTACAATCGATGGATTGGGGAATGGTACTGACTGGAGTGCTCTTATAGAGGCAACCATAGAAGGTGAAAGTTATAAAAAGGAGCAGTACGAGGCTGATCTTGAAGATGCCGAGTCTGCAGTAACGCTTTTAACCGCTCTTGATGAGGAATTGATAGGTCTTTCAACAACCCTGCAAGGCATAGATGAGCTGGACGAATTTCTTTCATACAAGGGATCTGTTTCAGGTGATGAGGTCACGGCTACTGTAGAAAACGGGGCTGGTGAAGGTTCTTATAATCTTATTGTAAACCAGCTTGCCAAAAAAGATGTGTGGATTGCAGAATCTTACGATATAGCTGATGCGGCTACATCCATTGCTTCAAGCGACTCCAGCATAACCCTGTCGTATAGCGGTAAGGATATAACTATTGCAATTGCAGCCGGGACAACTGCACAGGAATTGATAGATCAAATAAACAGTAATGCAGAGTGTGATGGAAAAATAAATGCTTCACTTGTTTCTGATGGAACAAACTATCATTTAAAATTTGCAGGTGAAGATACTGGTAAGGACAATGCCATTGTCATTAAGGATTTGAGTGCTCTGGATTCTGTTAATCCTGCAGATTTTACAAATACCCAGACAGCTCAGAATGCACAGATTAAGATTGATGGTTATCCTTCCGGTGCTAATGAGTGGATGGAAAGGGCTTCCAATTCACTTGATGACGTAATTGATAACATGACCGTAGCACTCAATTCTACAACCGATGGGGACGGGGTTACTATTGGTGTTACATATGATACTGCCGCTATGACTGAGACCATTGAGTCTTTTGTGAGCAGCGTAAATCAGATTCTCTACGATGTTTTGGATCTTACCGGTGCGCTTGATACTGGTGCCGACGATGAGGGGACATTTTATCTAAAAGATAGCTCACTTGGTATGGTGAATTCTCAAATAAAAAATGTTCTATCCACTATGGGGGTCGGTTTTCAGCGCTATGATAGTGATACCGGCGAAGGTGATCTTTTCACCACACTTTCCACGATAGGGATAAGTACTGATAGTGACGAAGGATCTTCTACATTCGGGCAGCTTGAAATTGATTATGATGAACTTGAGGAAGCTCTGAGTGAAGACCCAAAAGCCGTGGCAATGCTTTTTGCCGCATCCGGCGAGGCAAAGTCTAGTAATTCTTCAGTTCAGATTCTCTCTACTATTTCAGGTCTGACCTCCGGAGGTGAGTATGATGTTGAATATACCGTGTCTGGTGGGGCGATAACTTCGGCTACCATTAACGGTAATGAAATGAAAATCAATGGCAGTACCTTGCTGGCTCAGAGTGATAGCGATGCGAATGGTCTTTATTTGCAGATTACTGATTTGACCGATGGTACATACTCAAGCACCGTGACTATTCAGCAGGGGAAATGTGGACAATTGGCAGATCTATGTACTGCTATGACTGACGTTGATAGTGGGGCCGTTCCACTTCTTATTGAAAGCTATGAGACTCTGACTGGTAAGCTTGAAGATGAGATTTATGATGAGGAGGCAAGGCTGGATTCTCTTGAATCTAGTTTGACTCGTAAATACGCCGCATTGGATGAAATGCTGTCTTATTATACAGGATTACAAAGTCAGCTCGAAACGACTTTATCAACGGATAAGTAA
- a CDS encoding methylated-DNA--[protein]-cysteine S-methyltransferase has product MSVYFTKFDSVFCEIILVGNENGLSHLHLQTGEGRREFDISDKWIRNDEFFVGVIRQIKDFLSGKTSSFKVKLNPQGTDFQKKVWGELCKIPIGQTRTYKDIAQQIGNRNASRAVGMANSKNPIPLIIPCHRVIGSNGKLTGFAHGLRIKQQLIDLEEYWNNQKS; this is encoded by the coding sequence ATGAGTGTTTATTTTACAAAATTTGACAGTGTCTTTTGTGAGATTATTCTTGTCGGTAATGAAAACGGCTTAAGTCATTTACATTTACAGACAGGCGAAGGTCGACGTGAATTCGATATCTCTGATAAATGGATTAGAAATGATGAATTTTTTGTGGGAGTTATCCGGCAGATTAAAGACTTCCTGTCAGGGAAGACAAGTTCATTTAAAGTGAAATTAAACCCACAAGGTACAGATTTTCAAAAGAAAGTATGGGGGGAACTCTGCAAAATACCTATTGGTCAAACCCGTACCTACAAAGATATAGCTCAACAAATCGGGAACAGAAATGCAAGCAGGGCTGTAGGGATGGCAAATTCTAAAAATCCCATTCCTCTGATTATTCCTTGCCACCGGGTGATAGGTTCTAATGGAAAATTGACAGGCTTTGCTCACGGACTGAGAATAAAACAACAGCTGATAGACCTTGAAGAGTATTGGAATAACCAGAAAAGCTAA
- a CDS encoding tetratricopeptide repeat protein: MLEELRFGIFSNNSANISTDRLTLVGIGASKIYVYSTWENAIEALEGSIIDVAIVDDSLHDTSGAKCVRKLRKHANRALPIIMVTYDQRKDSVLESISAGCGGYVLRPYSMETLKRHLFAAYVSVTPDEIEQELLSASWDMVSNGSFDEAIDGFEEIIEELTDVEKSPAEEYFEKGLNFLSQEKYGKAIIAFNKAIAMNEMYAEAYKGMADAYKGKGDMENYQEYLTKAADIYAVQDCLDNVKELFIEILQNEPEALNPFNRLGVRLRKEGDYNGAIKAYHQACTFTPNDPNLYYNMARAYTYAKDFESALNYTELCLSLDSSMEPARALHTQIVKQIEKNNGKRNKIATPKVSMDDED, from the coding sequence ATGCTTGAAGAGTTGAGATTCGGGATTTTCTCCAATAATTCAGCAAATATATCTACAGACAGATTAACTCTTGTTGGTATTGGCGCCTCAAAAATATATGTATACTCCACGTGGGAGAATGCAATTGAAGCCCTTGAAGGCAGCATAATTGATGTAGCTATAGTTGACGACTCTCTGCACGACACATCCGGCGCAAAATGTGTGCGCAAACTGAGAAAACATGCAAACAGAGCACTTCCAATTATTATGGTAACTTATGATCAGCGTAAAGACTCAGTTCTAGAGTCAATTTCAGCAGGATGCGGTGGTTATGTTTTGCGCCCCTACAGTATGGAGACTCTGAAACGCCATCTGTTTGCTGCATACGTAAGTGTTACACCTGATGAGATCGAACAGGAACTACTCTCAGCATCATGGGATATGGTTTCAAACGGCAGTTTTGATGAAGCGATTGACGGGTTTGAAGAAATCATTGAGGAACTGACCGATGTAGAGAAAAGTCCCGCTGAAGAATATTTCGAGAAAGGGCTTAATTTCCTGTCGCAGGAAAAATATGGGAAAGCCATTATCGCTTTCAATAAAGCTATTGCTATGAACGAAATGTACGCAGAAGCATACAAAGGAATGGCTGATGCATACAAAGGCAAAGGTGACATGGAAAACTATCAGGAGTATCTGACTAAAGCTGCTGATATATACGCCGTACAGGACTGTCTTGATAATGTGAAAGAACTTTTTATTGAAATTCTTCAAAATGAACCAGAGGCATTGAATCCTTTTAACAGACTGGGAGTACGACTTAGAAAAGAGGGTGATTACAACGGAGCGATTAAAGCATATCATCAAGCCTGCACATTTACTCCAAACGACCCGAATCTTTACTATAATATGGCTCGTGCATATACATATGCCAAAGACTTTGAGAGCGCTCTTAATTATACAGAACTCTGCTTAAGTCTTGATTCAAGTATGGAACCGGCAAGGGCATTGCATACACAAATAGTAAAACAAATCGAAAAAAATAATGGTAAGCGAAACAAAATTGCCACTCCCAAGGTAAGTATGGATGATGAAGATTAG
- a CDS encoding SDR family oxidoreductase, whose product MSDQITKKDKAKNLYVAEEDRANHTICVLGATGYVGGRLVPQLLEQGWKVRAVGRSIAKLKCRSYARHARCEVMEADLFNIDSLDPVMNGCFAVYYLVHSMQTGTGDFVEKDRIAAQNAVLAAEKADVSRIIYLGGMIPDDPNISHHLESRAEVGEILSHSSVSCTVFKAAVILGSGSASFEILRYLVDRLPIMLTPKWVRVESQPISILDVLFYLSGCLNYPETAGDSFDIGGPFIETYEKLFRIYQEEAGLRKRLIIPVPFLSPRLSSHWLGVVSPVPVALARPLILGLRNRVVCKDFRIRQIMPRRLTDCRTAVRRALAKVEQQVIDTCWSDAGLVEQPEWSVCGDAGYTGGTVYHSAYRVKIAGDAESIWQKITSIGGDEGWYCCDSLWSIRGWIDKLVGGVGLRRGRRHPSSIAVGDALDFWRVLDVRSNERLLLLAEMKLPGEALLEFSLEQTIAGDTVLTMTARFLPRGLGGILYWWAVYPFHSIVFKGMAKSLAEKSGKRIMEGPELVDGPAPRCHISSSK is encoded by the coding sequence ATGTCTGATCAAATTACCAAAAAAGATAAAGCTAAAAATTTATATGTAGCTGAAGAAGACCGTGCCAATCATACAATTTGTGTGCTTGGTGCAACAGGATATGTCGGTGGACGTTTAGTTCCGCAATTGCTGGAACAGGGATGGAAAGTAAGAGCTGTTGGACGCTCTATCGCAAAATTAAAATGTCGCTCCTATGCACGTCACGCTCGTTGCGAAGTTATGGAAGCGGACCTTTTTAATATTGACTCTCTTGATCCAGTTATGAATGGATGTTTTGCCGTTTACTATCTTGTTCACTCTATGCAGACCGGGACCGGAGACTTTGTTGAAAAAGACCGCATTGCAGCGCAGAATGCAGTTTTGGCGGCTGAGAAAGCCGATGTTTCGCGTATAATTTATCTAGGCGGAATGATTCCAGACGACCCGAATATCAGTCATCATCTTGAGTCCCGCGCTGAGGTGGGTGAAATACTTTCACATAGTTCAGTCTCATGTACTGTATTCAAAGCCGCAGTAATTCTTGGTTCAGGCAGCGCTTCATTCGAGATATTACGTTATCTGGTGGATAGACTTCCAATTATGCTTACTCCAAAGTGGGTAAGGGTGGAGAGCCAGCCGATCAGTATTCTGGATGTTCTTTTTTATCTTTCAGGTTGTCTTAACTATCCTGAAACAGCTGGAGATAGTTTTGATATAGGCGGACCTTTTATTGAGACTTATGAAAAGCTATTTCGTATTTATCAGGAAGAGGCCGGACTACGCAAAAGGTTGATTATACCAGTTCCTTTTCTTTCTCCAAGGCTTTCATCTCATTGGTTGGGAGTTGTTTCTCCTGTACCTGTCGCATTAGCCAGACCGTTAATTCTGGGACTACGTAATAGGGTTGTATGTAAGGATTTTAGAATTAGACAGATTATGCCACGCCGTTTAACTGATTGCAGGACTGCTGTCAGGCGTGCTCTTGCAAAGGTAGAGCAGCAGGTTATCGATACATGCTGGTCTGATGCAGGACTAGTGGAACAGCCTGAGTGGTCTGTTTGTGGTGATGCCGGCTATACCGGAGGAACTGTTTACCACTCTGCCTACCGCGTTAAGATAGCTGGTGATGCGGAAAGTATTTGGCAGAAAATAACCTCTATAGGAGGAGACGAAGGCTGGTATTGCTGCGATTCGCTTTGGTCGATAAGGGGATGGATCGATAAACTTGTCGGCGGCGTAGGTCTGCGACGGGGACGTAGGCATCCTTCATCTATTGCTGTCGGCGATGCACTTGATTTCTGGCGAGTACTTGACGTTCGCTCTAATGAGAGACTCTTGCTGCTGGCTGAAATGAAATTACCGGGAGAGGCCTTACTGGAATTTTCTTTAGAGCAAACCATAGCAGGCGATACCGTTTTAACTATGACAGCCAGATTTTTACCCCGTGGTCTTGGTGGTATCCTTTATTGGTGGGCCGTGTATCCATTTCATTCTATTGTTTTTAAAGGTATGGCAAAGTCTCTTGCTGAGAAGAGTGGCAAAAGGATAATGGAAGGCCCTGAACTGGTTGATGGTCCTGCTCCGAGATGTCATATTTCCAGCTCTAAGTGA
- a CDS encoding YbgA family protein, whose amino-acid sequence MQSKKFISNGKIRVGIAKCLLGENVRYDGTHKLDHYIRDTLGSYVEWVPVCPEVECGMPIPREAVRLIGDVNAPRLVGRKSGDEWTGRMQEWGIKRLKDLEKENLCGYIFKHGSPSGSMRGMKVFQENGGVLYTGVGIWARMVMDHFPMLPCEDDGRLHDSGIRENFINRLFTFSRWHLSMQDGRSPGILVDFHSRHKMLIMSHNETIYRSMGKLVATAGSADSDDLFPQYFSLLLKALSYKTTINKHVNVLTHALGYFKKDISADEKQELLEVLNQYHNGLIPLIVPITLLNHYVRKYDKEYLAMQYYLKPYPAELMLRNHV is encoded by the coding sequence ATGCAAAGCAAGAAATTTATTTCAAATGGTAAAATTAGAGTTGGTATAGCAAAGTGTCTTTTAGGCGAAAATGTCCGCTATGACGGGACACATAAACTCGATCACTATATACGTGATACACTTGGTAGCTACGTAGAATGGGTTCCGGTATGTCCTGAGGTGGAATGCGGGATGCCAATCCCCCGCGAAGCGGTGCGTCTTATAGGAGATGTAAATGCTCCCAGACTTGTTGGCCGCAAGTCTGGAGATGAGTGGACAGGGCGAATGCAGGAGTGGGGGATAAAGAGGCTGAAAGATCTGGAAAAGGAAAATCTTTGCGGTTATATCTTTAAACATGGATCTCCTTCCGGTTCTATGAGGGGAATGAAAGTTTTTCAGGAAAACGGTGGAGTACTATATACTGGAGTCGGGATATGGGCTCGTATGGTTATGGACCATTTTCCAATGCTGCCGTGTGAAGATGACGGACGTTTGCATGATAGTGGAATCAGAGAAAATTTTATTAACAGGCTTTTTACATTTAGTCGCTGGCATTTGTCTATGCAGGACGGTAGAAGCCCCGGTATATTAGTTGATTTTCATTCCAGACATAAAATGCTGATTATGTCTCATAACGAAACAATATATCGGTCTATGGGGAAGTTGGTGGCGACAGCGGGAAGTGCAGATTCTGATGATTTATTCCCTCAATATTTTAGTCTGTTGCTCAAAGCGCTCAGCTATAAAACGACGATCAATAAGCACGTCAATGTGCTTACACATGCGCTGGGGTATTTTAAAAAAGACATCAGTGCAGACGAAAAGCAGGAACTTCTTGAAGTTCTTAATCAATACCATAATGGATTAATCCCGCTGATAGTTCCAATCACTTTGCTCAACCATTATGTACGCAAATATGATAAAGAGTATTTGGCAATGCAATATTACCTGAAACCTTATCCTGCGGAACTTATGTTGAGGAATCATGTCTGA
- the hpnA gene encoding hopanoid-associated sugar epimerase, whose translation MNVLITGATGLIGSRLVPILYAQGFKIKALVRDPEKARRMFSEPIEFISGDLNDASAIDTALQGCQYLFHLAADYRLWVPDPQTMIHTNVDGTRLIMERALEAGIERIVYTSSVCVLGSNSDGTPANENSVSTIEDMISPYKKSKFMAEEVVMKMVIKKNLPAIIVNPSTPVGPGDSRPTPTGTMILNTARDGGMFYADTGLNVAHVDDIAMGHFLALQKGKIGRRYILGGDNLHLKELFTMTAKTTNKAKPRFKVPSAILYSVGFIAENLAKIGLIKEPVATLDSIRMAAKKMYYSSARAEKELGYSHRPAVEGVKDAVAWFKEMNMLD comes from the coding sequence ATGAATGTATTAATTACCGGTGCTACTGGATTAATCGGTTCCCGCCTCGTACCTATATTATACGCACAGGGATTCAAGATAAAAGCTCTCGTAAGAGATCCTGAAAAAGCCAGAAGAATGTTCAGTGAGCCTATTGAATTTATCTCAGGCGACCTGAACGACGCATCAGCAATTGATACAGCACTTCAAGGATGCCAATATCTTTTCCACCTTGCCGCCGACTACAGACTCTGGGTTCCAGACCCACAAACTATGATCCACACCAACGTTGATGGAACCAGATTGATAATGGAAAGGGCTCTGGAGGCAGGTATAGAGCGTATAGTTTATACATCAAGCGTCTGTGTTCTGGGCTCAAATTCTGACGGCACACCTGCAAACGAGAATTCTGTTTCTACTATAGAAGATATGATCAGCCCGTACAAAAAATCTAAATTTATGGCAGAAGAAGTGGTCATGAAGATGGTCATTAAAAAGAATCTTCCAGCTATAATTGTTAATCCGTCCACGCCTGTCGGCCCCGGTGATTCACGCCCGACCCCAACAGGAACAATGATCCTCAATACAGCCCGAGACGGGGGCATGTTTTATGCTGACACGGGATTAAATGTTGCTCATGTTGATGACATTGCCATGGGACATTTTCTGGCTCTGCAGAAAGGGAAAATAGGACGCAGGTATATTCTAGGAGGTGACAACCTCCATCTCAAAGAACTTTTCACTATGACAGCAAAAACAACAAATAAAGCCAAACCAAGATTTAAAGTACCGTCTGCCATCTTGTACTCAGTTGGGTTTATCGCAGAAAATCTGGCAAAAATTGGGTTAATCAAAGAACCGGTGGCCACATTGGACAGTATTCGCATGGCTGCTAAAAAAATGTATTACAGCTCAGCAAGAGCTGAGAAAGAGTTAGGCTACTCACACCGTCCGGCAGTTGAAGGTGTTAAGGATGCCGTTGCATGGTTTAAAGAAATGAATATGCTTGACTAG
- a CDS encoding Bcr/CflA family efflux MFS transporter has translation MPNFLFIAMLAAFPSLSTDMYLPALPIIQEQWSISLVSVNLSLIMFFVFFSFCMLIYGPLSDRFGRKPVLIAGVGMYVAGCFLCSFSPNIQFLVISRIIQAAGAASASALSMALTKDLYHGVERQKILAYIGVIVPLCPMVAPMIGSLILKYLAWKWIFVCQAVLASIAFGGAILFKEPEFEKTSGGILAVMSRYLVVLKNIKFSLYCFSFSVVGISFFAFLAGSADIYIRGFGMTEQQYALFFSLNALGFMSGSFTCSRLCIGYSSTAILKISLLGVISAALGILFLGFSQYMFVAAMFMMTFFIGLSRPISNHMILETVDRDIGAASSLLTFSFFIFGAIAMGLISLEWSSKINVIGEMGIVGGVVPFVALYLISRYCTKSVCEN, from the coding sequence GTGCCTAATTTTTTATTTATAGCTATGCTTGCTGCTTTTCCTTCTTTGTCTACTGATATGTATTTACCTGCTTTGCCTATTATTCAGGAACAGTGGAGTATTTCACTTGTATCAGTAAATTTATCTCTGATAATGTTTTTTGTGTTTTTTAGTTTCTGCATGCTCATTTATGGGCCTTTATCAGACCGGTTCGGTCGTAAGCCTGTGCTTATAGCCGGAGTTGGCATGTATGTGGCCGGATGTTTTCTTTGTTCATTTTCACCGAATATACAGTTCTTGGTTATATCTAGAATCATTCAAGCTGCAGGGGCGGCATCGGCATCGGCTCTGTCCATGGCTTTGACTAAGGATTTGTATCATGGAGTGGAGCGGCAAAAGATTCTGGCATATATCGGGGTTATTGTGCCGTTGTGCCCTATGGTAGCTCCTATGATAGGTAGTTTGATACTGAAATATCTGGCGTGGAAATGGATTTTTGTTTGTCAGGCTGTGCTTGCATCGATTGCTTTTGGTGGTGCGATTCTCTTCAAAGAACCTGAATTTGAAAAGACATCAGGCGGAATTTTAGCGGTAATGTCCCGTTATCTGGTGGTTCTTAAGAATATTAAGTTCAGTCTTTATTGTTTCTCTTTTTCAGTTGTGGGTATCAGTTTTTTTGCTTTTCTGGCTGGATCAGCTGATATTTATATCAGAGGTTTCGGTATGACTGAGCAGCAATATGCATTGTTTTTCAGCCTTAATGCTTTAGGATTTATGTCTGGATCATTCACCTGTTCACGCTTATGTATTGGATATTCATCTACTGCAATATTGAAAATATCACTTTTGGGAGTTATATCTGCTGCATTAGGGATTTTATTTCTTGGGTTCTCGCAATATATGTTTGTGGCAGCAATGTTTATGATGACTTTTTTTATAGGTCTCAGCAGACCTATCAGTAATCATATGATCTTAGAAACCGTTGATAGGGATATAGGAGCCGCATCTTCACTCCTCACATTTTCATTTTTTATATTTGGTGCCATTGCTATGGGGCTTATATCCTTGGAGTGGTCTTCAAAAATAAATGTAATTGGAGAAATGGGAATTGTCGGAGGAGTTGTTCCGTTTGTAGCATTATATTTGATCAGTCGTTATTGCACGAAATCTGTCTGTGAAAATTAA
- a CDS encoding PAS domain-containing hybrid sensor histidine kinase/response regulator, whose amino-acid sequence MPSHRKLESALEQSEKLFRVLFDAIEDSVIVYEIHTDGSRGLIKDVNKAACRSLGYTREELLQMTVLDIDAPESKACNISPKTRYSDGSALFEAVNIAKDGTSIPVEINARKLEYNGKQMVLAISRDISARKHTEKLQKEYLKTLEQQVALRTAEIQNINQSLLVQVKERKAAERKAVKAEKDIKSLIDASNQSIFMIDLEGKVLYANTNLAKNIKTTTAELIGKNVYNFIPEDLARSRKKFLNQAAETGAPVHFNDIRDDKNLFHSIYPIFENGKVVKFAHYSEDLSKVLAEQKKAKLAIKDNEEQFRALFEENHSVMFILEPSSGKIIKTNKAAEKFYGYTQEELESKYIHQLNSLPVNEVKDLMKRAQKHKLNSFIFKHVVSGDKIRDVEVFSGPFVFKGETRLISIVHDITERIENEKKLSLAKEEAVMANKAKDEFIANISHEIRTPLNGIMGMLQLIQNSDSKYEKIDYIDIALQSSKNLLRVLDDVLDFSKVQSGNLDIIKEPFSIKRLMDECINLFEFQAKEQNIELSYNISNEAEGCYMGDEGRIRQILFNLIGNALKFTEHGKVVITVTTSESSTTGFKSLNFSVSDTGIGIPEDKIESIFDSFTQVDGSLSRKYKGAGLGLSIVKKLIGLMNGFINVESRIEHGTTIKFSLKLEIDKTNHKTSENRDKYFTDVPALKILLVEDELVNRMMASKILEKMGHQIFCAENGQECLNMLEKETIDLILMDIQMPVLDGIQATKTIRTSHRYKNYHSTPIIALSAHATALDKRNAKDAGVDEYISKPFEWDVLARTLGKFACGA is encoded by the coding sequence ATGCCAAGCCATAGAAAACTTGAATCAGCACTTGAGCAGAGTGAAAAACTCTTTCGAGTACTCTTTGATGCCATCGAAGACTCAGTGATTGTATACGAAATACATACTGACGGTAGCCGTGGACTCATTAAAGACGTAAATAAAGCGGCATGCCGCAGCTTGGGATATACACGCGAAGAATTACTACAAATGACCGTACTAGATATTGATGCTCCAGAATCAAAGGCATGTAACATTTCCCCCAAAACAAGATATTCTGATGGATCAGCGTTATTTGAGGCTGTCAATATAGCAAAAGACGGAACGTCAATTCCGGTGGAAATCAATGCCAGAAAACTAGAATATAATGGAAAACAGATGGTTCTGGCTATTTCACGAGATATTTCAGCCAGAAAACATACTGAAAAACTTCAAAAAGAATACCTGAAAACACTTGAACAGCAGGTAGCACTGCGGACAGCCGAAATTCAAAATATCAATCAATCTCTGCTGGTTCAGGTGAAAGAGAGAAAGGCTGCAGAAAGAAAAGCTGTTAAAGCTGAAAAAGATATAAAAAGCCTCATCGATGCCAGTAATCAGTCAATTTTCATGATAGATTTAGAAGGCAAGGTACTATATGCCAATACCAATTTAGCAAAAAATATCAAAACCACCACGGCTGAACTGATAGGTAAAAATGTATACAATTTCATCCCGGAAGATCTCGCACGGTCACGAAAAAAGTTTCTTAATCAAGCTGCTGAAACAGGAGCTCCTGTACATTTTAATGATATACGAGACGATAAAAATCTGTTTCACAGTATATACCCCATTTTTGAAAACGGAAAAGTCGTTAAATTTGCCCATTACTCAGAAGATCTAAGCAAGGTTCTGGCCGAGCAAAAAAAAGCCAAGCTTGCAATCAAAGATAATGAAGAGCAGTTCAGAGCTCTTTTTGAAGAAAACCACTCTGTAATGTTCATTCTTGAACCAAGTTCAGGAAAAATTATTAAGACAAATAAAGCTGCTGAAAAATTTTATGGATACACACAGGAAGAACTTGAATCAAAGTATATCCACCAACTAAATAGTCTACCTGTCAATGAAGTAAAAGATTTAATGAAGAGAGCCCAAAAGCATAAGCTCAACAGCTTTATTTTCAAACATGTAGTTTCCGGAGACAAAATAAGAGATGTTGAAGTTTTCTCAGGTCCATTCGTCTTTAAAGGGGAAACAAGACTTATTTCTATTGTACATGATATTACAGAGCGCATTGAGAATGAAAAAAAGCTGTCGCTAGCCAAGGAAGAAGCTGTCATGGCTAATAAGGCCAAAGATGAATTCATAGCCAACATAAGCCATGAAATAAGAACCCCTCTAAATGGCATAATGGGCATGCTCCAGCTTATACAAAATTCCGACAGCAAGTATGAAAAAATAGATTATATTGATATTGCACTGCAATCGTCTAAAAATCTGTTGCGTGTTTTGGATGATGTTCTTGATTTTTCAAAAGTTCAGTCAGGGAATTTAGATATAATTAAGGAACCATTTTCCATTAAAAGGCTCATGGATGAGTGTATTAATTTATTTGAATTTCAAGCAAAAGAACAAAATATAGAACTTTCATATAACATCAGCAATGAAGCAGAAGGTTGTTATATGGGCGATGAAGGTCGAATCAGACAGATTCTTTTCAACCTTATTGGTAATGCTCTTAAATTTACCGAACATGGAAAAGTTGTTATTACGGTAACAACTTCAGAGTCATCAACAACAGGTTTTAAATCATTAAACTTCTCTGTTTCCGACACAGGTATAGGAATACCCGAAGATAAAATTGAGTCAATATTTGACTCATTTACTCAAGTAGACGGATCCCTTTCACGCAAATATAAAGGAGCAGGTCTCGGACTATCAATTGTTAAAAAATTAATAGGCTTGATGAATGGATTCATAAATGTTGAGAGCAGAATTGAACATGGGACGACAATAAAATTTTCTCTTAAATTAGAGATTGATAAAACGAACCATAAAACATCAGAAAATAGAGACAAATACTTTACCGATGTCCCTGCTTTAAAAATACTTTTGGTGGAAGATGAATTAGTAAACAGGATGATGGCCAGCAAAATTTTAGAAAAAATGGGACATCAGATTTTTTGCGCTGAAAATGGTCAGGAATGCTTAAATATGCTTGAAAAAGAAACTATTGACCTAATTTTGATGGATATTCAGATGCCAGTTCTAGATGGTATACAGGCAACAAAAACAATCAGAACATCTCATAGATACAAAAACTATCATAGCACACCAATTATAGCTTTATCCGCTCATGCAACCGCTCTGGACAAAAGAAATGCTAAAGATGCAGGTGTTGACGAATACATAAGTAAACCTTTTGAATGGGATGTTTTAGCACGAACACTTGGTAAGTTTGCTTGCGGAGCATAG
- a CDS encoding putative quinol monooxygenase: MEIYNATFQAAAGKEKELEVILRELIKETAKEEGSVEYRLHRIVDAPGKYRFCEKFKDQAAFDFHCKSDHFLSAIAKMGPLLEGEGTLEKLELVDSIPE; encoded by the coding sequence ATGGAAATCTATAATGCAACATTTCAAGCTGCTGCAGGTAAAGAGAAAGAACTGGAAGTAATTCTACGGGAACTGATTAAAGAAACGGCCAAGGAAGAAGGCTCTGTTGAATATAGACTGCATCGCATTGTTGATGCTCCGGGGAAATACCGTTTCTGCGAAAAATTCAAAGACCAGGCTGCTTTTGATTTTCACTGCAAATCTGATCATTTTCTTAGCGCAATTGCTAAAATGGGCCCCCTGCTCGAAGGAGAAGGAACACTTGAAAAACTGGAACTGGTTGATTCCATTCCAGAATAG